The Rhizoctonia solani chromosome 4, complete sequence genome contains a region encoding:
- a CDS encoding ADP-ribosylation factor family, giving the protein MGVTISSIFSSLSSLASWGKEKDVRILMVGLDSAGKTTILYRLQIGEVVSTIPTIGFNVESVTYKNIKFQVWDLGGQSSIRPYWRCYYANTHAIIYVIDASDHDRLQTSRAELLTMLAEEELKGVPDVPGALPPGEISDRLGLAGAEKGREWSVRGSCATKGEGLEEGLDWLVATIQKK; this is encoded by the exons ATGGGTGTTACGATATCCTCGATTTTCAGCTCTCTGTCATCGCTCGCTTCATGGGGTAAGGAGAAGGATGTCCGAATTCTCATGGTCGG ACTTGACAGTGCCGGGAAAACGACTATATTATATCGGCTTCAG ATTGGGGAAGTAGTATCGACCATTCCCA CTATTGGATTCAACGTTGAAAGCGTAACATACAAGAACATCAAGTTCCAAGTATGGGACTTGGGCG GTCAATCTAGCATACG ACCCTACTGGCGATGTTATTATGCCAATACCCACGCCATTATCTACGTAATCGATGCCTCCGATCACGACAGGCTACAGACTTCCCGGGCAGAATTACTTACAATGCTGGCAGAAGAAGAGCTAAAAGGCGTACCT GACGTTCCTGGAGCTTTGCCTCCTGGAGAGATTTCGGACCGCCTTGGGTTAGCTGGAGCAGAAAAGGGGAGGGAATGGAGTGTTCGAGGAAGTTGTGCTACTAAAGGGGAGGGGCTTGAAGAAGGGCTTGATTG GCTTGTTGCAACCATACAGAAGAAATAA
- a CDS encoding RNA recognition motif protein: MSAMEEDTKDEGALLEQLSSVLTELQENPYDLAKHYEHIRLASSLPGMEEQAISAREMMIETWASSEDVWLPLLDHKIAAAGNLTTEGFNEITTWFEKAEADYFSIEILRKHMEFILNASTSGSDEIQAFLTRDTVRELLKEIVLKGSGHITKCNILWDKWIAWEMECFSDSSHTPEDVARVQATLLSRLHTPHSGLDNALQEYSTFVSTHLPDSSYEELLVAASKARSEPQKKFGWRERWETSIQQAEDSPAIYAQYIDYEWRRPDPTFLVPLYERAIAATAARRMEPGGEETLQRFWAGLYKAVQKSAEMRAKAMHIKRSKKKRDEDMDEEVLEDLEDIQVRATLVVMRAIRSVPFSSSIWASHILNAGTSATNDATATMASVDVLTDRALTLLRLKGADSEAFVEVGLASADALKVRLQTEDGADETIFGGIVTTLPKCIDAVRQASKDGDRLLRLEQYLYAAYTRLIQGADFGELAVDLLKTTEEHYKGSYLACTLRATDLIQRGEVVQARDVYKRGASRPLDWPEQVWDNWILFEHIFGDQSSLEAAQEVVDKQRAIVMKKRQKEAAKAAEAYAAANPVATTTETEAVEDQPQDENVMDVDEGIQDNRKRKAESPIIKRVAQEPTQKKAKADTTTLKRDRENSTVFVTDMPAGIDQEEIQQLFRDCGEIREIKIMQVESEPIVTVEFMDRESVPAALTKDKKRLNDTEISVHLAWKSTLYITNFLESTDDAEIRKMFSPFGKILDVRWPSKKFKTTRRFCYLQYTSPAAAQAALSLHNKELAPNQRMSVYISNPERKKERTDAGADQREIYIAGLSKLSTRADLEQLFGQFGAIKEIRIATETDGSAKGYAFSSASQALSMNNHELKKRRIAVTIADSRVHAKHKNDEHAGLSRKAEQRTRSLRVKNVPADATDGLLQQTFEKLAPVVSVQVQEGKGEAVVELKHASDVGKLLLLTEPITFNGVALGLSEESASKAPSKPNAAFVPRAAGSRPRAGLGSKKAGIGAISASNPPPASVPASASAPSAGGSGKNQDDFRNMLLGKK, encoded by the exons ATGTCTGCCATGGAAGAAGATACCAAAGACGAAGGGGCGTTGCTTGAGCAATTATCTTCTGTGTTAACTGAACTCCAAGAAAACCCATACGACCTTGCCAAACATTATGAACATATTCGGCTGGCTAGTTCGCTCCCTGGCATGGAGGAACAGGCTATCTCAGCCAGGGAAATGATGATTGAAACATGGGCTTCCTCAGAAG ATGTATGGCTACCCTTGCTCGATCACAAGATTGCTGCCGCTGGAAATCTAACAACTGAAGGCTTTAACGAGATAACCACATGGTTCGAAAAAGCCGAAGCGGATTATTTCT CCATCGAAATCCTACGCAAGCACATGGAGTTCATCCTCAACGCTTCCACATCCGGTAGTGATGAAATACAAGCGTTTCTGACACGCGATACAGTCCGAGAGCTATTGAAAGAAATAGTACTAAAAGGGTCGGGGCATATAACCAAGTGCAATATTCTATGGGACAAATGGATTGCTTGGGAGATGGAATGTTTCTCGGATTCATCTCATACTCCAGAAGACGTTGCACGCGTACAGGCCACTCTCCTCTCCCGACTTCATACCCCTCATTCTGGGCTTGACAATGCACTACAAGAATATTCCACCTTTGTTTCAACCCATCTACCGGATTCCAGTTATGAGGAGCTCCTAGTAGCAGCAAGCAAAGCTAGAAGCGAACCCCAGAAGAAGTTTGGATGGCGCGAACGATGGGAAACGTCCATTCAGCAAGCTGAAGATTCTCCAGCAATTTATGCTCAATATATTGATTACGAATGGAGGCGACCTGACCCTACTTTTTTGGTCCCATTATATGAACGAGCAATCGCGGCCACCGCTGCGCGAAGAATGGAGCCTGGCGGGGAGGAAACACTACAGAGGTTTTGGGCGGGATTATACAAGGCTGTG CAAAAATCTGCAGAAATGAGGGCAAAGGCTATGCACATCAAACGTTCGAAGAAAAAACGTGATGAGGATATGGACGAAGAAGTATTGGAGGATCTTGAGGATATTCAAGTACGCGCAACTCTAGTTGTGATGCGGGCGATACGGAGCGTCCCATTCTCAAGCTCTATCTGGGCATCACATATCTTGAATGCA GGTACATCTGCCACAAATGACGCCACAGCCACCATGGCTTCTGTAGACG TATTAACTGATCGTGCGTTGACGCTCCTTCGACTAAAAGGTGCCGATAGTGAGGCGTTCGTTGAAGTTGGGCTCGCAAGTGCGGACGCACTAAAGGTACGCCTTCAAACAGAGGATGGAGCCG ATGAAACTATATTTGGGGGTATCGTTACCACTCTTCCAAAGTGCATAGATGCGGTTCGCCAAG CCAGCAAGGATGGCGATAGACTTTTGCGGCTTGAACAGTACCTATATGCGGCA TACACAAGACTTATTCAAGGCGCCGATTTCGGAGAATTGGCGGTCGATCTATTGAAAACCACCGAAGAACATTACAAGGGTAGCTATTTGGCATGTACATTGCGAGCCACGGACCTAAT TCAACGCGGTGAAGTGGTCCAAGCACGCGATGTCTACAAACGTGGTGCAAGCCGACCGTTGGACTGGCCAGAACAAGTGTGGGATAATTGGATTCTGTTCGAACACATATTTGGGGACCAGTCGAGTCTTGAGGCCGCGCAAGAGGTTGTCGACAAGCAAAGGGCAATCGTAATGAAGAAGCGTCAAAAG GAAGCTGCGAAAGCTGCAGAAGCTTACGCTGCTGCCAATCCTGTTGCTACTACCACCGAAACTGAAGCCGTCGAAGATCAACCTCAAGACGAAAATGTAATGGACGTCGATGAAGGAATACAAGATAATCGAAAACGCAAGGCCGAATCCCCGATCATAAAACGAGTTGCACAGGAACCCACTCAAAAGAAGGCCAAGGCTG ATACCACGACACTGAAGAG GGACCGAGAGAATAGTACCGTTTTCGTGACTGATATGCCCGCAGGAATTGATCAAGAGGAAATTCAACAACTCTTCCGTGAT TGCGGTGAGATTCGAGAAATCAAGATTATGCAAGTTGAAAGCGAGCCTATTGTGACCGTAGAATTCATGGACCGA GAAAGCGTTCCTGCCGCCTTGACAAAAGACAAAAAGCGACTCAACGATACTGAAATCAGTGTTCATCTGGCTTGGAAATCAACACTGTACATAACTAACTTCCTCGAGAGTACCGACGACGCCGAGATTCGCAAAATGTTTTCACCG TTTGGGAAAATTCTCGATGTCCGATGGCCCAGTAAGAAATTCAAAACGACTCGTCGGTTTTGCTACCTGCAATACACATCGCCT GCAGCAGCCCAAGCAGCGCTCTCGCTCCACAACAAAGAACTAGCCCCCAACCAACGAATGAGCGTGTATATCTCCAACCCAGAGCGGAAAAAAGAACGCACAGATGCCGGGGCAGATCAACGTGAGATATACATCGCAGGTCTATCGAAACTTTCGACCCGTGCCGACTTGGAGCAGCTGTTTGGTCAATTTGGGGCGATCAAGGAGATTAGGATTGCTACCGAGACAGACGGGAGCGCCAAGGGTTATGCATTT TCATCGGCATCTCAGGCGTTGAGTATGAACAACCATGAACTCAAGAAGCGTAGAATTGCCGTGACGATCGCTGACTCCCGTGTTCACGCAAAGCACAA GAATGACGAACACGCCGGTCTATCCCGCAAAGCAGAACAGCGCACCCGCAGCCTACGTGTCAAGAACGTCCCGGCAGATGCAACCGATGGGCTCTTGCAACAGACCTTTGAAAAGCTGGCGCCTGTTGTGAGCGTGCAGGTTCAAGAGGGAAAGGGCGAGGCGGTTGTGGAACTGAAGCATGCCTCG GACGTTGGGAAACTGTTGCTCCTCACTGAGCCAATTACGTTCAACGGCGTGGCCCTGGGGCTTAGTGAAGAGTCTGCAAGCAAGGCGCCCTCCAAACCTAACGCTGCGTTCGTACCTCGCGCTGCTGGATCCAGGCCCCGAGCAGGATTGGGGAGCAAAAAAGCCGGAATCGGGGCCATCTCTGCATCAAATCCACCACCAGCCTCAGTTCCAGCTTCCGCTTCGGCTCCTTCGGCAGGAGGTAGCGGAAAGAATCAAGATGATTTCAGGAACATGCTCTTGGGGAAGAAGTAA
- a CDS encoding actin → MVAYGGGKSIQTKYRRLCWILGHPRREQAVFPTTFGYTTHYSGDENNKEVRIHLGDEGVSLWRDGMEVGNPLQNGIVYDWTPVPAIINHAINRSLHCDPAEHPVLMTEPAWNTQANRERMAEILFEEFQVPAFYIANNGVLSAFAAGKGTALVIDIGKSVASVVPVSDGFVLRKGIAQSPLPPLAQTTAFTMLSNGNANVGRPGASLVPHQLIASKQPVEVNMPPSFALRPERQPGTTKTWLSWAENREVEEWINGCVGVLDQGWNDQHAAMRPPRHYEFPTGFSSVFSSERFIPGEVYFTHHHLGGGPQLPPTLPQLIHACLNATEPDLRPALLNNVVLTGGNSLLPGMADRINNELMRLAGGIQSKLKIHAPGNPSERRFAPWLGGSILASLGTFHQLWISKEEWKEHGPNIVAQRCK, encoded by the exons ATGGTCGCGTACGGAGGAGGCAAGTCAATTCAG ACGAAGTATCGGCGCTTGTGCTGGATATTGGGACATCCACGACGCGAGCAGG CCGTGTTTCCGACGACATTTGGATACACTACCCACTACTCTGGAGACGAGAACAACAAGGAAGTCAGGATTCATCTCGGAGATGAGGGCGTTAGTCTCTGGCGCGATGGTATGGAGGTTGGCAATCCCCTCCAGAACGGCATTG TCTACGATTGGACCCCTGTTCCTGCGATTATTAACCATGCAATCAACCGTTCGCTGCATTGTGACCCGGCCGAGCATCCTGTGCTTATGACTGAGCCTGCATGGAACACACAAGCTAACCGTGAACGAATGGCCGAGATTCTGTTTGAAGAGTTCCAGGTCCCAGCATTTTATATCGCCAACAATGGTGTGCTTAGCGC CTTTGCTGCTGGAAAAGGCACGGCGCTCGTTATTGATATCGGAAAGAGTGTCGCGAGCGTTGTCCCCGTCTCGGATGGCTTTGTACTGAGAAAAG GAATTGCACAatctcctcttcctccacTTGCACAAACAACCGCGTTCACGATGCTTTCCAACGGGAACGCAAATGTTGGAAGACCAGGAGCTTCACTCGTACCTCACCAGCTCATTGCTTCCAAACAG CCCGTTGAAGTAAACATGCCCCCCTCCTTTGCACTGCGGCCGGAGCGCCAGCCAGGGACAACCAAAACATGGCTATCGTGGGCCGAAAATCGCGAAGTCGAGGAATGGATCAATGGATGCGTCGGCGTGTTAGATCAAGGATGGAACGATCA ACATGCTGCGATGCGTCCTCCGCGACATTATGAATTTCCGACGGGATTCAGCTCGGTGTTTTCGTCTGAACGCTTCATACCTGGAGAAGTGTACTTTACGCATCATCATCTTGGA GGCGGACCCCAACTCCCCCCAACTCTCCCCCAACTCATCCATGCGTGTCTGAACGCTACAGAGCCAGACCTTCGACCGGCTCTATTAAACAATGTCGTCCTTACTGGTGGAAACAGCTTGCTGCCGGGCATGGCGGATAGGATCAATAACGAGCTGATGAGGCTAGCCGGTGGC ATTCAG TCTAAACTCAAAATTCATGCTCCCGGAAACCCTTCTGAACGAAGGTTCGCACCATGGCTTGGTGGAAGTATTCTGGCTAGTCTCGGGACATTCCACCAGCTATGGATCAGCAAGGAAGAGTGGAAGGAACACGGACCGAATATCGTTGCGCAACGATGCAAGTAA
- a CDS encoding ribosome biogenesis protein ERB1: MAPKTNGVANGKAANRKRKDLEEEEEEQLGASLDMPVPSDSEDDHDGEESDGEADEFPEIDPASSSEDEGENESESEETDHSEDEESSSDAESDGPIPIGGKVITSEITGQPKRVYNPIEPDYDSDSSTEEDPNRIGNVPAHWYDDLPHIGYTIDGKKVLRPARGDELDKFLSTVEDPSSWTSALDKSTMKDVQLSAQELDIIRRLQEGENPDAGYNPYEPTVEWFTGKGKEEIMPLSARPEPKRRFVPSKWEKQKVMKIVRAIRAGRIIPRKPTTADSAPRFYELWSTPADADHQPPLPAPKPSLPTTAESYNPPEEYLPTPEETKEWEETEKQDREQNFLSKKYSALRLVPAYQQFAQERFERLLDLYLAPRVQRKKLNIDPNSLIPTLPSPASLRPFPTHEASRSDVANTRVRCAAVSPDGAWILTGDESGIVRLWEMLIGREAAKWTFEGRIGAVAWSPRTDASFFVVGVEDTIHYLIPPFISPAVHKFTLSLLNPANLPPRPESSSPSLKWTVPNTKTASQYVLSVLLPAGSGLPKQIVFHRKGDYFASVSGNESQGAVWIHQTSKRHSQAPFRKVKGAVQCVLFHPTKPHFFVATQRYVRLYDLAAQKLLKTLMPGIRWISSMDVHPSGDHIVVGGYDRKLCWFDLELSSKPYKVLRYHSRAIRSLRFHATQPLFASASDDGTVQVFHARVYNDLMTDPLIVPLKVLRGHRIVDGLGVLDIAWGPQLAWLASAGADGSVRLWCN, encoded by the exons ATGGCTCCCAAGACGAATGGAGTTGCCAATGGCAAGGCAGCAAACAGAAAGCGAAAAGActtggaagaagaggaggaagagcagTTGGGAGCGAGCCTAGATATGCCTGTGCCTAGCGATTCGGAGGACGACCATGACGGCGAGGAGTCTGACGGAGAGGCAGATGAATTTCCCGAGATTGACCCTGCTAGTTCAAGTGAGGATGAGGGAGAAAATGAGTCAGAATCGGAGGAAACAGACCACTCGGAAGACGAGGAGAGCAGCAGCGATGCCGAGTCCGACGGTCCTATACCCATTGGCGGCAAAGTTATTACCTCTGAAATTACGGGTCAGCCAAAACGAGTCTATAACCCCATTGAACCAGACTATGACTCGGACTCATCCACCGAAGAG GATCCAAACAGAATAGGCAACGTCCCCGCGCATTGGTATGATGACCTCCCACACATTGGGTACACTATCGACGGGAAGAAAGTCCTTCGTCCTGCTCGAGGCGACGAGCTTGACAAATTCCTGTCGACCGTCGAGGATCCTTCGTCATGGACCAGTGCACTCGACAAGTCTACTATGAAAGATGTTCAGCTGTCCGCTCAGGAGCTCGATATCATCAGGAGGCTACAAGAGGGCGAAAACCCCGACGCTGGATACAATCCGTACGAACCGACCGTTGAATGGTTCACAGGCAAGGGTAAAGAGGAAATTATGCCTCTCAGTGCAAGGCCTGAACCCAAACGACGATTCGTCCCCAGTAAATGGGAGAAACAAAAA GTTATGAAGATCGTCCGTGCAATCCGGGCTGGCCGAATTATACCCCGAAAACCGACCACCGCGGACTCTGCGCCCCGATTCTACGAACTCTGGTCCACTCCTGCAGATGCAGACCATCAACCGCCCCTACCAGCTCCTAAACCATCCCTTCCAACAACTGCAGAGTCGTACAATCCACCCGAAGAGTACCTCCCCACCCCCGAAGAAACGAAAGAATGGGAAGAAACAGAAAAACAAGACCGCGAACAAAACTTCTTGTCTAAAAAATACTCGGCCTTGCGCTTGGTTCCTGCTTACCAGCAATTTGCTCAAGAACGCTTCGAACGACTTTTGGACCTTTATTTGGCCCCAAGAGTACAGCGTAAAAAGCTAAACATCGATCCTAACTCGCTTATCCCCACGCTGCCGAGCCCCGCAAGCTTGCGGCCATTCCCTACGCACGAAGCTTCGAGGTCTGATGTAGCTAATACACGAGTGCGGTGCGCGGCTGTGAGTCCGGACGGAGCGTGGATTCTTACAGGCGATGAGAGTGGGATTGTGAGGCTATGGGAGATGCTCATTGGGAGAGAAGCCGCCAAGTGGACGTTCGAAGGCAGAATCGGGGCGGTGGCCTGGTCTCCTCGTACCGACGCGAGCTTCTTTGTCGTTGGAGT GGAGGATACGATACATTATCTCATTCCGCCGTTTATTTCGCCGGCTGTTCACAAATTTACATTGTCCTTGCTCAACCCAGCTAATTTACCACCTCGTCCAGAGAGCTCATCTCCCTCGCTTAAATGGACGGTTCCAAACACCAAAACAGCATCCCAATATGTGCTCAGTGTATTATTACCAGCCGGATCAGGTCTCCCAAAACAAATCGTCTTTCATCGAAAGGGCGACTATTTTGCTTCTGTCT CCGGGAACGAAAGTCAGGGTGCAGTCTGGATACACCAGACGAGCAAACGCCACTCCCAGGCCCCGTTCCGTAAAGTCAAGGGCGCAGTTCAATGCGTACTGTTTCATCCCACAAAACCGCATTTCTTTGTCGCC ACCCAAAGATATGTTCGCCTGTACGACCTCGCTGCGCAAAAATTGCTCAAGACGCTTATGCCGGGTATTCGTTGGATATCAAGCATGGATGTCCATCCTTCCGGGGACCATATCGTCGTCGGGGGATACGACCGCAAGCTTTGCTGGTTCGACCTCGAGCTGAGTTCCAAACCGTATAAAGTCCTGCGATACCACTCGCGTGCAATCCGGTCCCTACGGTTTCACGCAACGCAGCCTCTGTTTGCGTCCGCTAGCGACGACGGCACGGTTCAAGTGTTCCATGCGCGGGTGTACAATGATTTAATGACGGATCCATTAATCGTGCCGCTCAAAGTGTTGAGGGGACACCGTATCGTCGACGGGCTGGGTGTCTTGGACATTGCATGGGGTCCGCAGTTGGCGTGGTTGGCGAGCGCCGGAGCGGACGGAAGCGTCCGGCTGTGGTGCAACTAA
- a CDS encoding Membrane dipeptidase (Peptidase family M19) has translation MPSPTTQERAPLLPSSHSPDAHGLPATDPDTHAPPHKHTSLKITLSSLLTLLLISAIVALVTWFEQGLPSDPEKAALAILESAPVIIRNTKIVRTDLPELVRVVYKNNITAFDLRERMPAHVDIPRIRKGRVGGFFWSVYVGCKVVVSLRKKDDGPDFLVPTNRVRDTLEQIDVAKLLIQQYPETFLLATSTVDIKEAFRVGKVASLIGVEGGHQLGNSLAVLRQYQALGARYLTLTHSCNNAFADSAGISTPVPPTHGGLSKLGEDLVFELNRLGMLVDLSHTSDETAVQALQLSRAPVIWSHSSARAGKKDGVVMINFSSGFVANPGNASVAVVADHVEHIGRVAGRKHVGIGSDYDGVSSTPVGLEDISTYPALFAELLRRGWTRSELIGLASGNLLRVLEGAEVVARQLSRLPPSMARYQNRTDL, from the exons ATGCCGTCACCAACAACGCAAGAACGAGCGCCGCTCCTCCCGTCTAGCCACTCCCCCGACGCACACGGTCTTCCAGCGACCGACCCGGACACTCATGCACCACCACACAAACACACGAGCCTGAAGATTACGCTCTCGAGTCTACTTACGCTGCTGCTCATTTCGGCGATTGTAGCTCTTGTCACTTGGTTCGAACAGGGATTGCCGAGCGATCCTGAAAAAGCGGCGCTGGCAATTTTGGAAAGCGCGCCGGTTATC ATTAGAAATACTAAGATTGTGAGAACAGATTTGCCAGAACTCGTAAGAGTAGTGTACAAGAATAATATCACCGCCTTTGATCTACGCGAGCGCATGCCAGCCCATGTCGACATTCCTCGTATTCGTAAAGGCCGAGTTGGTGGGTTCTTTTGGAGTGTGTATGTCGGTTGTAAG GTGGTGGTTTCCCTCCGGAAAAAGGACGATGGACCAGATTTTTTGGTTCCTACGAATAGAGTTAG GGATACTTTGGAGCAAATCGATGTGGCCAAGTTGTTGATTCAACAATACCCAGAA ACATTCCTACTTGCTACGAGCACTGTTGATATCAAAGAAGCGTTTCGAGTTGGCAAGGTCGCATCTCTCATAGGAGTAGAAGG TGGACATCAGCTCGGAAACTCGCTCGCGGTACTCAGGCAATACCAAGCCCTGGGTGCTCGTTATCTAACGCTCACCCACTCGTGCAACAATGCATTCGCCGACTCGGCAGGGATTTCGACACCTGTACCTCCCACTCACGGAGGACTTAG TAAACTTGGAGAAGACCTGGTTTTCGAGTTGAACCGTTTGGGCATGCTCGTAGATTTATCGCACACATCGGATGAAACGGCCGTTCAAGCACTGCAACTGAGCCGTGCCCCCGTGATTTGGTCCCATTCATCGGCTCGTGCT GGTAAGAAGGATGGAGTCGTCATG ATCAACTTTTCATCTGGTTTTGTGGCAAATCCTGGGAATGCTAGCGTAGCGGTTGTAGCCGACCATGTGGAGCATATAGGCCGCGTTGCGGGTCGCAAACA CGTTGGTATTGGAAGTGATTACGATGGCGTTTCCTCCACCCCTGTAGGTCTGGAGGACATATCGACTTATCCAGCACTC TTCGCTGAGCTTCTTCGCCGTGGTTGGACCCGTTCTGAACTCATTGGCCTTGCGAGTGGGAATCTGCTTCGTGTTCTCGAAGGTGCCGAGGTTGTTGCCCGCCAGCTATCTCGTCTCCCGCCAAGCATGGCTCGGTATCAAAATAGGACGGACTTGTGA
- a CDS encoding aminotransferase class-III protein: MMRSIVTRNARSLFRTQARFASTKPCTTYTSITHPEDEASIPESVKAHLAELDKSIVNTYARPPFILQRGKGSWVWDTTGRKYLDFSAGIAVNALGHGDAELAKVAGEQAAILLHTSNAFHHEWAGNLASLIVGLTKRDGGLGFEAGSEGVAGGAKVFFSNSGTEANEGALKFARKVGKERWAQQTGKKWEESTKTRIACFANAFHGRSMGALSATTNPKYQAPFAPLVPGFDVGQYNDVAGIDSLVGQDTCAVLVEPVQGEGGVHGASQEFLRALRKRCDECGLYRSGKLWAHAAFPIDCHPDVVTMAKPLANGFPVGAILVRDNIAQAMTVGSHGTTFGGSPIATRLGHHVLSRLSQPEFITHVKTVAQQLDARLAALPEMFPSIIAGPARGRGLLRGVPFKNPDDPAKLVKLARERGVLLLTAGKDAVRLVPSLNIGSEEVDHAVDVIESCLHVLQQN; this comes from the exons ATGATGCGCTCCATTGTTACACGTAATGCGCGTTCTTTGTTCCGTACGCAGGCACGGTTTGCTTCAACCAAG CCTTGCACGACCTACACCTCCATAACTCATCCAGAAGATGAAGCGTCAATCCCAGAATCTGTAAAAGCGCACCTGGCTGAGCTTGACAAGAGCATTGTCAATACTTATGCTCGCCCTCCTTTCATCCTCCAACGTGGAAAGGGCTCCTGGGTATGGGACACCACAGGTCGCAAGTACTTGGATTTCAGTGCAGGAATCGCTGTCAACGCACTTGGCCATGGAGATGCTGAGCTCGCCAAGGTAGCAGGGGAACAAGCAGCCATACTACTTCACACATCCAACGCCTTTCACCACGAGTGGGCCGGCAATCTTGCTTCGCTCATCGTCGGCCTCACCAAACGCGATGGTGGGCTTGGATTCGAAGCGGGCTCCGAGGGCGTAGCTGGCGGTGCCAAAGTTTTCTTTTCTAATTCGGGTACCGAGGCCAACGAAGGAGCGCTCAAGTTTGCGCGAAAGGTGGGGAAGGAGCGATGGGCTCAGCAGACTGGCAAGAAGTGGGAAGAATCGACCAAGACTCGGATCGCTTGTTTCGCAAATGCGTTTCACGGACGATCGATGGGCGCGTTGAGCGCTACTACCAATCCCAAATATCAAGCGCCGTTTGCGCCTCTTGTGCCTGGCTTCGACGTGGGACAGTACAATGATGTTGCAGGAATCGATAGCTTGGTCGGTCAAGACACGTGTGCCGTCCTTGTCGAGCCTGTTCAAGGAGAAGGCGGGGTTCACGGTGCCAGTCAGGAGTTCCTGCGCGCTCTTCGCAAGAGGTGTGATGAG TGCGGGTTGTACCGCTCAGGCAAGCTCTGGGCTCATGCGGCCTTCCCAATCGACTGTCACCCCGACGTTGTCACGATGGCGAAGCCGCTTGCCAACGGCTTCCCAGTCGGAGCCATCCTTGTACGAGATAACATTGCACAAGCCATGACAGTCG GATCGCACGGAACTACCTTTGGCGGATCTCCTATCGCAACTCGCTTGGGCCATCACGTTTTATCTCGTCTTTCTCAGCCAGAATTTATCACGCATGTCAAGACTGTCGCTCAACAGCTTGATGCGCGCTTGGCTGCGCTCCCTGAGATGTTCCCTTCGATTATCGCTGGCCCAGCTCGTGGTCGTGGCCTCTTGCGGGGTGTCCCGTTCAAGAACCCGGATGATCCAGCCAAGTTGGTTAAACTTGCTCGCGAACGCGGGGTCTTGCTGCTCACTGCTGGAAAAGATGCCGTTCGACTGGTACCCAGCTTGAATATCGGCTCCGAAGAGGTCGATCATGCGGTAGATGTTATCGAAAGTTGTCTTCATGTGCTTCAACAGAACTAG
- a CDS encoding pre-mRNA-splicing factor CWC21 yields the protein MYNGIGLTTPRGSGTNGYVVRNLSHLRSRDGQQDMHKFDQAPPKHREPDAGILEHERLRKIEVRCLELQLELEENNIPEENIEAECSNSGKNLKPNDTHGMALAKKTELDKMARALGTSSSYVEGDAFNREKQEELRRQRAVEREENDRRKEELRQKRDEENKRRDAERREQDRLRRRREDQARRERESRMPPPPPPGRGRDDDARRSPPRDYSPRRRDRSPPRRRSPSPYSRRARYSRRSRSPRRDSRSPRRRDSRSPSPVRRASRSPSPKRDRDSRSASPPRRRRSPSPDSPRGRPESRSPSPKRARSKSADSAMSVSGDEQRGQ from the exons ATGT ATAACGGAATTGGACTTACAACGCCAAGAGGAAG TGGCACGAACGGCTATGTTGTTCGCAACCTTTCCCATCTCCGCTCTCGAGATGGGCAACAAGATATGCACAAGTTTGACCAAGCGCCACCAAAGCACAGGGAGCCTGATGCAGGCATTCTGGAACATGAACGGCTTCGCAAGATTGAAGTAAGGTGCTTGGAACTACAGCTCGAGTTGGAGGAAAATAA TATCCCCGAAGAAAACATCGAGGCGGAA TGTTCCAACTCTGGCAAAAATCTCAAGCCAAACGATACACATGGTATGGCTCTGGCTAAGAAAACAGAACTTGATAAAATGGCGCGAGCATTGGGTACCTCATCCAGCTACGTCGAGGGAGATGCCTTTAACCGGGAAAAGCAAGAGGAGTTACGTCGCCAGAGGGCCGTTGAACGAGAGGAAAACGATCGTCGCAAGGAGGAGCTGCGTCAAAAGCGTGACGAAGagaataagcgccgagatgctgAGCGTAGAGAGCAAGATCGTCTTCGCAGGAGGCGGGAAGATCAGGCACGCAGGGAGCGAGAATCAAGGAtgcccccacccccaccaccGGGTCGTGGAAGAGACGATGATGCTCGTCGTTCCCCTCCCCGTGACTACTCTCCGCGTCGGCGTGACCGGAGCCCCCCTCGCCGCCGTTCACCATCTCCCTACTCCAGACGGGCTCGCTATTCCCGGAGATCGCGTTCGCCTAGGAGGGATTCTCGCTCTCCACGTAGGAGGGACTCTCGTTCACCGTCACCTGTTCGACGTGCCAGTCGCTCTCCCTCACCCAAACGTGACCGTGATTCGCGCTCGGCTTCGCCACCTAGGCGTCGTCGATCGCCTTCACCTGATTCGCCTCGCGGCCGCCCAGAATCACGATCTCCTAGCCCCAAACGCGCCCGCTCCAAGTCGGCGGATTCTGCTATGTCTGTGTCTGGCGATGAGCAGCGCGGTCAATGA